The following is a genomic window from Spiroplasma taiwanense CT-1.
TTAAATAAGTTAAAAGAATTTCATGAACTATTATTTCCAGATTGAATACAAGACAAACAAATATTTTTAACAAAGTTAATTAAGAAGTTATTGTAACTAAAACTGTATCTACAGTTTTAGCAGATTTAATGATTGGTTATATTTATATTGTTGACAATCACCAGGTAACACCAGCTTCGTTTAAATTAGAGTTTAATTTATTACATAAAACATTAAAAGATTTTATGAATTCAGATGTTGAAAGAAAATATTTACAAAAAAAATATAATGAACAGATTTCTTTTATTAATGAATTTCAAATTTTTTGGGTTGAAAATAATTAAAAGTTTATTGACGGTTTTAAAAGTTTTCAAAAAAAGTTTATGAATATTGAAGCATAAGTGAATAAAAACATTTATGTTTTTTTTTCTTTTTTTTTTGTAAAATATAATTAGTGGGGAGAAATAAAAATGAAAAAATTATTGAGCTTAGTAGGGGCAATTTCTTTAGGTATTTGTTCATCAGCAACTGTTGTTTCGTGTGGGAGTTTGAATTCAAATTCAAACTCAGATTCAAACTCAGATTCAAACTCAGATTCAAACTCAGATTCAAACTCAGATTCAAACTCAGATTCAAACTCAGATTCAGATTCAGATTCAGATTCAGATTCAACTGAAAAAAAACCTAGTGAAATGACTAAAGAAGAAAGAATTGAGGCAATTAATAAATTGCTTGAAGAAATAGAAGAAATTTATAAAAAATCAAAAGAATTGGTGGAAAGCGGAAATGCTTATGAAGCAATAAAATTACAATTTATTGATTTATATGTGAAATTAATAGCCATTTATGAATTGGATATGGAAGAAAACTTAATTTGAAGTTCTGATCCTGGTGCAAGTCCGAATTCGAGCGGACAATCAAGAGACAGTGTAATTGATGAAATAAAATGATTATTTGAACAAGCTGAAAAAGACGGTTTGTCGGGTTTAACTGCAGAAGAAATTGTAAAGCTAAAAAAAGAAGTTTATGAATATTGAGGCATAAGTGAATAAAAACATTTATGTTTTTTTATTCTTTTTTTTGTAAAATATAATTAGTGGGGAGAAATAAAAATGAAAAAATTATTGAGCTTAGTAGGGGCAATTTCTTTAGGTATTTGTTCATCAGCAACTGTTGTTTCGTGTGGGAGTTTGAATTCAAATTCAAACTCAGATTCAACTGAAAAAAAACCTAGTGAAATGACTAAAGAAGAAAGAATTGAGGCAATTAATAAATTGCTTGAAGAAATAAACGAAATTTATAAAAAATCAGAAGAATTGGGAAAAAGTGGAAATGTTTATGAAGCAATAAAATTACAATTTATTGATTTGAGTTTGAAATTAATAGCCATTTATGAATTGGATATGGGAGAAAATTTAGTTTATAAACCGGAGCCTGGTGCAAGTTCGAATTCACAAGGACAATCAAGAGAAAGTGTAATTGATGGAATAAAAAAAGCATTTAAAACACTTGAAAAAGACGGTTTTACGGGTTTAACTGCAGAACAAATTTTACAGTTAAAAAAAGAAGTTTATGAATATTGAGGCATAAGTGAATAAAAACATTTATGTTTTTTATTCTTTTTTTTGTAAAATATGATTAGTGGGGAGAAAAAAATATGAAAAAAATATTAGGTTTAATGGGAACGTTAGGAACAATTGTGAGCTCAGGTAGTTTTGTTGTAGCTTGTTCTGACAAGACGACAGAAAAAGTAAAAACTGTAGAAGATCTGATTGCTGAATACAACAACAAAAGTGACAGACTTGAAATAATATTATTAGAGGCTGATAATAATAATTGGACAAATTACCAAGAAGCACTTTTTTTATATTCAGATTTATACGCTATTTCTTATGAAATAATATTATTAAATCCAGATTGAAAACGAGGAGTAAAAAACACAGAATATGTAGATTCAAAAGAAGAATTAATTGAAGAATTAGAAACAGAGAAAAAATATTGAATGGAAAATTCAATTTTACCAAATGGTCAAAATGTAAGTCAAGAATTTTTAGATTATATTGATAAATTAATTAATAAATACAAATAAAAAAATAAAAGTCGTTTTGTTTTTTTATTATAAAATTAAAATATATAAATTATATGACTTTAAAAAACAAGCCAAAAAAAAACTAGAAAAATATTAAAAAAAAATAATATAATTGCTGTAAATGGTAGTTTAAACTATTAAGTTAAAAAAAAGGAGAAAAAATATGAAAAAAATATTAGGTTTAATGGGAACGTTAGGAACAATTGTGAGCTCAGGTAGTTTTGTTGTAGCTTGTTCTGACAATACGACAGAAAAAGTAAAAACTGTAGAAGATCTGATTGCTGAATACAACAACAAAAATGACAGACTTGATATAATATTATTAGAAAATGATAAAGATGATTGGACAAATTATAAAGAAACGCTTTTTTTATATGCAGATTTATATGCTATTTCTTATGAAATAATATTATTAAATCCAGATTGAAAACCCGAAGAAGGAAAAAGATTTTATGTGGCTTCAAAAGAAGAATTAATTGAATTATTAAATGCATTGAAAAAACAAGTAACTGAAAATCCAATTTTACCAAATGGTCAAAATGTAAGTCAAGAATTTACAAATTATATTGATAGTTTGATTAATAAATATGAGTAAAAAATATCAAATTTTTCTTAAAAAAAAATACTTACTTAAAGCTTCTAAACATTCAAAATCATGCTTATTGGAAACAATTTTTTCTTTTGATTCATTAACTACCAATACCAACAATTTTTTATAATTTCTTCTCTATTTTCCTTAAAAAAATTAATTATTAAAATAAAAAAATAGTAAATGTTAGTTACCAAAACACCGGTTCAGATAAAAAATAGAGCCCTAACGGCGTTAGGGCTCTATTTACCTTAATATCAAAAATAACATAAAATTAAAAATTTTGTGTTGTTTTTTTAATTTTTTTGTATTATTTCTAAATTTTCCAAAATTTGTTTTTTTTGTAAACGTAATTTTTAAAAGCAGCTCAATTATACATTATTTTTCTACTTATTTCATTTTTCGTAAAGTTCACCAATAAACTTTCTTGTGTTTTCTGACAAATTAGGATTTAAACCCATTTTTTTTAGTTTTTGTATTTTTTGTAAGGTTTCATAATCTAAATAAATAGTTGTTTGCTTTCCTTTAAATTCAAAACTATTACTTATTTTTTTTAAAGGTTTTATATTATAAACATCTATATATTCTTCGTTTTTTTGTTTTTCTTGTACAAGATCATTGATTGATTTTGCAGTATTTTTTGTATTTACATCTTTCGATAATTTTTCAAATAATTTATTTGCCATTTTATAATATTCCTTTCTCAAATAATTCTTCAACAAGTATCAAGAAAGGACTTTTGTCTGTTAAAGAAAATTTATTAATCATTGTTTCTTTTTGTCTAATTGTCGAAAATGGTATTTTAGAATTTAAAATTTTATTAGCAATAGCTAATGTATTAATTCATTGCATAACATCTTTGTGTGTTACGTTTTTTTGTATTTTATTCACTACATAATAATTAATATTATTTTTTATATTACTACCAATATCATTTAAAGTTTTTATCATTTTGTTGTAGGGCTTTGTGATTGTTTCTAACCCTTCAATAGAAAATTTGTGTGGCTCTATTGGAATAATTATTTCATCAGCCGCTAGCAAAACATTTAATAAAATTTTACTCATTGTTGGTGATGTATCCATTAAAATATAATCTATTTTTTGTTTTAATTCCTCTTCAATTTTTTTAAAATTTTGTTTTAAAATAAGCTCTCCCATTGCCAAAGAATTTAAATCTGACATAGTTACTAAACTTAATTCTCTATTTGCCCCAACTAAAAAGATATTTTCTATATCAGTATCTTCAATAGACAATAATAATTCTTCTTTTGTAGAATCTTCTTGAAACCATTTAATAATTTCTTTATTAGACTTTCAATTTTTTTGTAAAGCTAATGAAATATTAGCTTGTGAATCAAAATCAAAAATTAAAACTTTTTTTCCTAATTTCGCAAGAGCATTAGCTACATTTAAAGTAATTGTTGTTTTTCCAACTCCACCCTTAGAATTTGTAAAAGTAATTTTTTTCATTTTTTTAACCCCTTTCTATGCAAAAAATAGTTATTTACATATATTTATATTATACATGTATAATATAAATAATCTATATAATATGTATATATTATATATAAATAAACTAAATAATATATACATATTATTTATATTTTTTCAAAGCTAAAACGTTGTCTAGAAGGGTCAAAGAATATTATTTTACGTGCAATAGTTTTGCTTTTAATCAAATACTACACCCTTTTAAAAACCAACACAAAAAACCCATTATTTATCAGGTTTTTTGTTATATATTGTTCTATTTTTTTTCATTTTATACTATTTTTAAATATCATCTTTATCATTTCTTATTTACCTTTTTTTATTTTAGTTAATAATTTTCTAAATTGTTTTTCAAACATATCTAATCTCTTTATTAACTTAAGATAATGTT
Proteins encoded in this region:
- a CDS encoding ParA family protein, which translates into the protein MKKITFTNSKGGVGKTTITLNVANALAKLGKKVLIFDFDSQANISLALQKNWKSNKEIIKWFQEDSTKEELLLSIEDTDIENIFLVGANRELSLVTMSDLNSLAMGELILKQNFKKIEEELKQKIDYILMDTSPTMSKILLNVLLAADEIIIPIEPHKFSIEGLETITKPYNKMIKTLNDIGSNIKNNINYYVVNKIQKNVTHKDVMQWINTLAIANKILNSKIPFSTIRQKETMINKFSLTDKSPFLILVEELFEKGIL